A portion of the Saimiri boliviensis isolate mSaiBol1 chromosome 1, mSaiBol1.pri, whole genome shotgun sequence genome contains these proteins:
- the GM2A gene encoding ganglioside GM2 activator, which translates to MQSLMQAPLLIALGLFLAAPAQAHPKKLRKFSWDNCDEGKDPAVIRSLTLEPDPIIIPGNVTLSVVGSTSVALSSPLKLDLLLEKEVAGLWIKIPCTDQIGSCTFEDFCDVLDMLFPTGEPCPEPLHTYGLPCHCPFKEGTYSLPKSEFTVPSLELPSWLTTGNYRIQSVLSSSEKRLGCIKIAVSLKGL; encoded by the exons ATGCAATCCCTGATGCAGGCTCCGCTCCTGATCGCCCTGGGCTTGTTTCTCGCGGCCCCTGCACAAGCCCACCCGAAAAAG CTACGTAAGTTTTCCTGGGACAACTGCGATGAAGGGAAGGACCCTGCGGTGATCAGAAGCCTGACTCTGGAGCCTGACCCCATCATCATTCCTGGGAACGTAACCCTCAGTGTCGTGGGCAGCACCAGTGTCGCCCTGAGTTCTCCTTTGAAG ttggATTTACTTTTGGAGAAGGAAGTGGCCGGCCTCTGGATCAAGATTCCGTGCACAGACCAGATTGGCAGCTGTACCTTTGAAGACTTCTGTGATGTGCTTGACATGTTATTTCCTACTGGGGAGCCCTGCCCAGAGCCCCTACATACCTATGGGCTTCCTTGCCACTGTCCTTTCAAAGAA GGAACCTACTCACTGCCCAAGAGCGAATTCACTGTGCCTTCCCTGGAGTTGCCCAGCTGGCTCACCACCGGGAACTACCGCATACAGAGCGTCCTGAGCAGCAGCGAGAAGCGTCTGGGCTGCATCAAGATCGCTGTCTCTCTGAAGGGCCTATAA